One part of the Tunicatimonas pelagia genome encodes these proteins:
- the dcd gene encoding dCTP deaminase, protein MILSGKSIEAQLGENIKIDPFRPEQLNPNSYNLRLNHELLVYDQDELDMKSENTAQKVIIPEEGLLMERHKLYLGRTLEFTETKGYVPMLEGRSSIGRLGLFVHITAGFGDVGFAGFWTLEMFCVQPIRIYAGVEICQIFYHSIEGDYQTYQSGQGHSGGKYQNNRGIQPSLLFKDFEKS, encoded by the coding sequence ATGATCTTATCCGGTAAATCTATTGAGGCCCAACTGGGAGAAAACATCAAGATTGATCCATTCCGTCCGGAACAGTTAAATCCTAATAGCTACAATTTACGATTGAACCACGAATTGTTAGTCTACGACCAAGATGAGTTGGATATGAAGAGCGAGAATACTGCCCAGAAGGTGATTATCCCCGAAGAGGGCTTATTGATGGAACGGCATAAACTGTATCTGGGGCGCACGTTGGAGTTTACTGAAACCAAAGGCTATGTACCAATGCTGGAAGGCCGCTCATCCATCGGTCGCCTGGGGTTATTCGTACATATTACTGCCGGGTTTGGTGATGTGGGTTTCGCCGGGTTCTGGACACTGGAAATGTTCTGTGTACAACCTATCCGTATCTACGCCGGAGTAGAAATCTGCCAGATTTTTTACCACTCCATTGAAGGTGATTACCAGACTTACCAAAGTGGGCAAGGACATAGTGGTGGGAAGTATCAGAACAACCGGGGCATTCAACCAAGCTTGTTGTTTAAGGACTTTGAAAAGTCATAA
- the rnr gene encoding ribonuclease R, producing the protein MAKRNKKQKTRSRAKNKKSNNINGELLPLITTLLNANVSRAFTARQIMKQLSLENKAAKAAVHEVLHSLVEKDQVRSLPKGKYQSTKEPEYILGAVDAVNPRFAFIVSDELEEDIKVESDYLMNAWDGDTVKVLSYGPGYSAIRGPGGRGSTRRPEGEVIEVVERAREEFVGRVEMSARYAFVIPDFRKLYEDIYVRLDDLNGAKHGDKVIVQVTEWPFQDRNAVGKITRVLGKAGEHQAEMHSIIAEFGLPFDFPKSVEQEADKIRAGITKKEIAKRRDFRQVTTFTIDPVDAKDFDDALSIQKLNDGLWEIGVHIADVTHYLRPDTALEEEAQDRATSVYLVDRVIPMLPEKLSNELCSLRPEEEKLTFSAVFEMDDEGQIKKEWFGRTVIYSDRRFAYEEAQERIDTQKGDFAEEIIQLNNLAKKIRDERFGKGAISFETTEVRFRLDEDGTPVEVIPKVRVDAHKLIEEFMLLANKKVAEFVYNYQNKKEKNTFVYRVHDYPNVEKIADFAQFAQRFGYKLHTTDDKISSSINSLMLAVEGKPEQDILQTIAIRTMAKAIYTTEAKGHFGLAFKHYSHFTSPIRRYPDVMTHRLLAHYLDGGKSPEAESYEKLCEHSSEREKRAADAERASVKYKQVEYMAKREQQEFDGIISGVTEWGVYVEMVQSKCEGMVRMADMNDDYYEFDAQNFRVIGRRRKRIIALGDKVKVKVINTDLDRRTIDLEFV; encoded by the coding sequence ATGGCAAAAAGAAATAAAAAACAGAAAACCCGTTCGCGGGCTAAGAATAAAAAAAGCAATAATATCAACGGTGAGCTTTTACCGCTCATCACAACCCTACTCAATGCCAATGTAAGTCGAGCTTTCACGGCTCGGCAAATTATGAAGCAGCTATCGCTGGAAAATAAAGCAGCTAAAGCGGCCGTACACGAAGTACTACACTCGCTGGTGGAAAAAGACCAAGTACGTTCCCTTCCAAAGGGTAAATATCAGTCTACCAAAGAACCGGAGTACATTCTAGGCGCAGTTGATGCGGTGAATCCCCGCTTCGCCTTCATCGTGAGCGATGAACTGGAAGAAGACATTAAAGTAGAATCCGATTATTTGATGAATGCCTGGGACGGTGATACCGTAAAGGTACTGTCCTATGGCCCTGGCTACAGTGCCATTCGTGGCCCGGGTGGCCGAGGCTCAACCCGTCGCCCGGAGGGAGAAGTGATTGAAGTAGTGGAACGCGCTCGCGAAGAGTTTGTCGGGCGAGTAGAAATGTCGGCTCGTTACGCCTTTGTAATTCCTGACTTTCGGAAGCTATACGAAGATATTTACGTCCGACTGGACGATCTGAACGGTGCCAAACACGGTGACAAAGTAATCGTACAAGTGACCGAATGGCCGTTTCAGGATCGGAATGCAGTAGGAAAAATCACTCGAGTGCTAGGTAAAGCGGGTGAACACCAAGCCGAGATGCACTCTATCATTGCCGAGTTCGGACTACCATTTGATTTCCCTAAATCAGTTGAGCAGGAAGCCGATAAGATTCGTGCTGGTATTACCAAGAAGGAGATTGCTAAAAGACGCGACTTTCGTCAGGTTACTACTTTCACCATTGATCCGGTAGATGCTAAGGACTTTGACGATGCGCTTTCAATTCAAAAATTAAATGATGGGCTGTGGGAGATTGGCGTTCACATTGCTGATGTCACTCATTACCTGCGACCGGATACAGCGCTGGAAGAAGAAGCTCAAGATCGGGCTACCTCGGTCTATCTCGTTGACCGGGTAATTCCGATGCTACCCGAAAAGCTATCCAACGAACTATGTTCATTGCGCCCCGAGGAAGAGAAGCTTACTTTCTCGGCAGTGTTTGAGATGGACGATGAAGGGCAAATTAAAAAAGAATGGTTCGGGCGAACGGTGATTTACTCCGACCGTCGTTTCGCCTACGAAGAAGCTCAGGAGCGCATTGACACCCAAAAGGGAGATTTTGCTGAAGAAATTATTCAACTAAACAACTTAGCCAAAAAGATTCGGGATGAGCGATTTGGTAAGGGAGCGATTAGCTTTGAAACTACCGAAGTACGCTTCCGGCTGGACGAAGACGGCACTCCCGTAGAAGTTATTCCGAAAGTACGGGTAGATGCCCATAAGCTGATTGAGGAATTTATGCTGCTGGCAAATAAGAAAGTGGCGGAGTTCGTATACAATTATCAGAACAAAAAAGAGAAAAATACCTTTGTGTACCGGGTACACGATTATCCTAATGTGGAAAAGATTGCTGACTTTGCCCAATTTGCCCAGCGATTTGGTTATAAACTGCACACTACCGATGATAAGATTTCTAGCTCTATCAATTCGTTGATGCTAGCGGTGGAAGGTAAGCCGGAGCAGGACATTCTACAAACTATCGCGATCCGCACCATGGCGAAAGCCATTTACACTACTGAGGCAAAGGGGCACTTTGGCTTAGCCTTTAAGCACTATTCTCACTTCACTTCGCCCATTCGTCGCTACCCTGATGTGATGACGCACCGTTTGCTAGCACATTACTTAGACGGCGGAAAATCACCAGAAGCGGAGTCTTACGAGAAGCTCTGTGAGCACTCATCGGAACGAGAGAAACGCGCGGCCGATGCGGAACGGGCTTCGGTCAAGTACAAGCAGGTAGAATATATGGCGAAGCGCGAACAGCAGGAGTTTGACGGAATTATCTCGGGTGTAACCGAATGGGGCGTATACGTAGAAATGGTACAAAGCAAGTGCGAAGGAATGGTACGGATGGCCGACATGAATGATGACTACTACGAATTTGATGCCCAGAACTTCCGGGTAATTGGCCGACGCCGAAAACGCATCATCGCCTTAGGCGATAAAGTAAAAGTCAAAGTAATCAACACCGATCTCGACCGCCGAACGATTGACCTGGAATTCGTTTGA
- a CDS encoding FdhF/YdeP family oxidoreductase has protein sequence MSNNSKKDTIHQPVSRHCGARQPGARQPEALATKIELSQRKKVAAGIPAVASSAKHVYGEVGVIEGTKLMTKINQFNGFDCPGCAWPDPDEHRSVVEFCENGAKAVAEEATTTRANAAFFREHSVAELLQLTDYELGKSGRITEPMVIHPNDAHYQPISWDEAFQLIGQQLRILADPNEAIFYTSGRTSNEAAFLYQLFVRQYGTNNLPDCSNMCHESSGVGLSETVGIGKGSVTLDDFYQAKVIMIIGQNPGTNHPRMLLALQQAKKNGAKIISVNPLPEAGLLSFKNPQKPLEMLGSGTSLTDIFLPVRINADVALLKAIMKMLLAKEVEKPGTVLDQEFIQSKTEGFEQLKKDLEQYNVDELIQQTGVERATIEEVVNLLAKENKIIVCWAMGLTQHKNGVDNVREVVNLLLMKGSVGKLGAGTCPVRGHSNVQGDRTVGIWEKLKPEFGQKLEEHFQFTPPKEEGYNTIAAIKAMAEGKAKFFMGMGGNFVSATPDTDYTAEGLQQCEMTVQVSTKLNRSHLAHGKTALILPCLGRTELDVQESGTQFLTVENSTGVVHKTQGGKRPASNYLLSEPKIVAEIAKATLGSDTTVDWNAMVANYDTIRDAIEKTIDGFESYNQRVRRPGGFYLPNGAREGNFTTESGKAHFTINQPADHSLEENEFLMMTIRSHDQYNTTIYGLHDRYRGIHYERRVVLMNPADIKKLNLSQGAVVDLISKYDGQERIVRNFRVVSFPIPTQCVATYFPEANGLVPHTRSAHGSHQPISKSVIIKIKPSY, from the coding sequence ATGTCTAACAATTCCAAGAAGGATACTATTCATCAGCCCGTCAGTCGCCACTGTGGGGCGCGCCAGCCCGGGGCGCGCCAGCCTGAAGCACTTGCTACTAAAATTGAACTGAGCCAGCGTAAAAAAGTAGCAGCGGGCATTCCCGCTGTGGCAAGTTCAGCCAAGCATGTATACGGCGAGGTAGGAGTGATAGAAGGAACTAAACTGATGACGAAGATCAATCAGTTTAATGGATTTGACTGCCCCGGTTGTGCCTGGCCAGACCCGGACGAGCATCGGTCGGTAGTAGAGTTCTGTGAGAACGGAGCTAAAGCGGTAGCCGAAGAAGCTACAACTACTCGAGCCAATGCAGCATTCTTTCGAGAGCACTCAGTAGCAGAGTTACTGCAATTGACCGATTACGAATTAGGAAAGAGCGGACGAATTACCGAACCAATGGTAATCCACCCGAACGATGCTCATTACCAGCCAATTAGCTGGGATGAAGCATTTCAACTCATTGGTCAGCAGCTACGAATATTAGCTGATCCGAATGAGGCGATTTTTTATACATCAGGGCGAACTAGCAACGAAGCGGCGTTCCTCTACCAACTATTTGTTCGGCAGTACGGTACTAATAACTTACCCGACTGCTCCAATATGTGCCATGAGTCCAGCGGAGTAGGATTATCCGAGACAGTAGGGATAGGAAAAGGATCGGTTACGCTGGATGATTTCTACCAGGCAAAGGTAATCATGATTATAGGTCAGAACCCTGGCACCAATCATCCCCGAATGCTGCTTGCCCTGCAACAAGCAAAGAAGAACGGGGCTAAGATTATCTCAGTAAACCCACTACCCGAGGCGGGGCTTCTTTCGTTCAAGAACCCGCAAAAGCCACTGGAGATGCTGGGATCCGGCACATCGCTAACTGATATTTTCCTTCCCGTTCGCATCAATGCTGACGTAGCTTTACTGAAAGCAATAATGAAAATGCTGCTAGCTAAAGAAGTAGAGAAACCAGGTACAGTGTTAGATCAAGAGTTTATCCAATCCAAAACTGAGGGTTTTGAACAACTAAAGAAGGATTTAGAACAGTACAATGTAGACGAACTTATTCAGCAAACGGGAGTTGAGCGGGCAACGATTGAAGAAGTTGTGAATCTACTGGCAAAAGAAAATAAGATAATCGTATGCTGGGCGATGGGACTCACTCAGCATAAGAATGGAGTGGACAATGTACGGGAAGTGGTGAACCTACTGCTGATGAAAGGAAGTGTTGGTAAGCTGGGGGCAGGAACCTGTCCGGTACGGGGACATAGCAATGTGCAGGGCGATCGTACTGTAGGCATTTGGGAGAAACTCAAACCAGAGTTTGGCCAAAAACTAGAAGAACACTTTCAATTCACTCCCCCGAAAGAAGAAGGGTATAATACTATAGCAGCTATCAAAGCAATGGCCGAGGGGAAGGCCAAGTTTTTCATGGGAATGGGCGGTAACTTTGTTTCGGCTACCCCAGATACTGATTACACCGCTGAGGGATTACAGCAGTGCGAAATGACAGTGCAGGTATCTACCAAGCTCAATCGTAGTCACCTAGCTCACGGAAAAACTGCGCTCATCTTACCTTGCTTGGGTCGCACTGAGTTAGACGTCCAAGAAAGTGGTACCCAGTTTCTGACGGTAGAAAACTCTACTGGAGTAGTACACAAAACGCAAGGCGGTAAACGCCCGGCTTCTAACTATCTTTTGAGTGAACCCAAGATCGTAGCTGAGATTGCCAAAGCTACCCTGGGTTCAGATACAACTGTCGACTGGAATGCGATGGTCGCTAACTACGACACCATTCGGGACGCGATTGAAAAAACAATAGACGGTTTTGAGAGCTACAATCAACGAGTGCGAAGACCAGGTGGATTTTATCTACCCAACGGAGCCCGTGAAGGAAATTTCACTACGGAAAGTGGAAAAGCCCATTTTACCATCAATCAACCTGCTGACCATTCACTAGAGGAGAATGAATTTCTGATGATGACCATCCGCAGTCACGATCAGTATAATACGACCATTTACGGACTGCACGACCGCTACCGGGGCATTCACTATGAGCGTCGGGTAGTACTTATGAATCCCGCTGACATAAAGAAGCTCAACCTATCGCAAGGAGCAGTAGTAGACTTGATAAGCAAATACGATGGACAAGAACGGATAGTCCGCAACTTCCGAGTAGTTTCGTTCCCAATTCCTACCCAATGCGTAGCTACGTACTTTCCGGAAGCAAACGGACTGGTGCCGCATACTCGTTCGGCTCACGGTAGTCATCAACCAATTTCCAAATCAGTTATTATCAAGATTAAACCAAGTTATTAA
- a CDS encoding DUF3368 domain-containing protein produces MSRIIVSDTSCLVLLDKLNSLYILEKLFSEITITPEIEKEFGQSLPAWITVVEVQNKEYQTVLQTNIDAGEASAIALALEQKNCLLILDDNKARKTATRLGIDYVGTLGLLVEAKEAGLIQLVKPVLEQIKATNFRITENLERKILDLAGE; encoded by the coding sequence ATGTCAAGAATTATCGTAAGTGATACTAGCTGCTTAGTACTTCTGGATAAACTAAACTCACTTTACATTTTAGAAAAACTCTTCTCTGAGATAACAATCACTCCTGAAATTGAGAAAGAGTTTGGGCAGTCTTTGCCAGCCTGGATTACAGTAGTCGAGGTTCAAAATAAGGAGTACCAAACTGTTCTTCAAACTAATATTGATGCAGGAGAAGCAAGTGCCATTGCTCTAGCTCTAGAGCAGAAAAATTGCTTATTAATTTTAGATGATAACAAAGCAAGGAAGACTGCTACCCGATTAGGAATTGACTATGTGGGAACATTAGGGCTGTTGGTAGAAGCGAAAGAAGCAGGACTTATTCAACTCGTTAAACCTGTTTTGGAGCAAATTAAAGCTACTAATTTCAGAATAACCGAAAATCTTGAGAGAAAAATTTTAGACTTGGCTGGAGAATAA
- a CDS encoding restriction endonuclease has translation MSRKNTGDKLPSYDQLMIPLVEGLKKLGGSGTIEELNEKVYAIIDLPDEFLEIPHSENDTRSEIEYRLAWTRTYLKKAEIIDNSSRGVWALANNDIEASTINPNEVTRLVRERIRQSKLSQIESHKARDEEVDDEISEQLDWKEDLISVLLKIEPSAFERLCQRLLRESGFIQVEVTGKSGDGGIDGRGIVRINGFLSFHVFFQSKRYKGSVGSGDIRDFRGAMQGRADKGLFITTGNFTREAIREATRDGAPPIDLIDGEQLCEKLKELNLGVKTELIEDVKINSEWFEKI, from the coding sequence ATGAGTAGAAAAAATACAGGGGACAAATTGCCTTCATATGATCAACTAATGATTCCATTGGTAGAAGGGTTAAAAAAGCTTGGTGGTTCTGGAACAATCGAGGAATTAAATGAGAAAGTTTATGCAATAATAGATTTACCTGATGAATTTCTTGAGATTCCACATTCGGAGAATGATACACGATCAGAGATTGAATATCGCCTCGCTTGGACTAGAACATATTTAAAAAAAGCAGAAATTATCGATAATTCTTCAAGAGGAGTTTGGGCATTAGCTAACAATGATATTGAAGCGAGTACTATTAATCCTAATGAAGTTACTCGATTAGTACGAGAAAGAATTCGCCAGTCAAAATTAAGTCAAATTGAAAGTCATAAAGCTCGAGATGAAGAGGTAGATGATGAAATAAGTGAACAACTAGATTGGAAAGAAGACTTAATTTCAGTTCTATTGAAGATTGAGCCTTCTGCTTTTGAACGTCTATGTCAAAGATTATTGAGAGAAAGCGGATTTATTCAAGTTGAAGTAACAGGAAAGTCAGGCGATGGTGGTATTGATGGGCGGGGAATAGTGAGAATTAATGGTTTCTTGAGCTTCCATGTCTTTTTTCAAAGTAAAAGATACAAAGGCTCTGTTGGGTCAGGAGATATTCGAGATTTTCGTGGCGCAATGCAAGGTAGAGCTGATAAAGGACTGTTTATTACAACAGGTAATTTTACGAGGGAGGCAATTAGAGAAGCTACACGAGATGGGGCCCCACCAATTGACTTGATAGATGGCGAACAACTATGCGAAAAGCTGAAGGAACTTAATCTTGGTGTGAAAACAGAATTGATTGAAGATGTAAAAATCAACTCAGAATGGTTTGAAAAAATTTAA
- a CDS encoding 3'-5' exonuclease — protein sequence MATDVLSSNILFVDIETVTAEENYDDLSPVIQQAWSRKAEFFREADTKTSAELFVERAALYAEFGKIVSIAIGYFHALDDERNELRIKCITHPDEIAVLHEFVETVQRFDQNQLRLCAHNGRDFDYPYLCRRLLIHSIELPKSLQLMNKKAWEVPHLDTMEMWKFGEYKKFVPLDLLAALFSVEVDADKLLDAQQIQQAHYQDQDLEKITHSGYQNIRLLAQVYLAMLSQPLLPDEQIIYV from the coding sequence ATGGCAACTGACGTATTATCTAGCAACATTCTGTTCGTTGACATTGAAACTGTTACGGCTGAAGAAAATTACGATGATCTTTCGCCCGTTATCCAGCAAGCTTGGAGCCGAAAAGCTGAGTTTTTTCGGGAGGCTGACACCAAAACCTCCGCTGAACTTTTTGTGGAACGAGCCGCTCTCTATGCTGAGTTCGGTAAAATTGTCAGTATTGCTATTGGCTACTTTCATGCACTGGATGATGAGCGGAACGAGCTACGAATTAAATGCATCACCCACCCCGACGAAATCGCCGTATTGCATGAATTTGTAGAAACGGTTCAACGATTCGATCAAAATCAACTTCGCCTCTGTGCCCACAATGGCCGCGATTTTGACTATCCTTACCTCTGCCGACGGTTACTAATTCACAGTATAGAGCTGCCCAAATCCCTACAACTGATGAATAAAAAAGCCTGGGAAGTACCCCATCTGGATACTATGGAAATGTGGAAGTTTGGTGAATATAAAAAGTTTGTGCCACTGGATTTGTTGGCTGCGCTTTTTTCGGTAGAAGTTGATGCCGACAAACTGCTAGACGCTCAACAAATTCAACAGGCTCATTATCAAGATCAGGATTTAGAAAAAATCACCCATTCCGGCTACCAGAATATCCGCTTATTGGCTCAGGTCTATTTAGCTATGCTTTCTCAACCATTGTTGCCGGATGAGCAGATTATTTATGTATAG
- a CDS encoding RBBP9/YdeN family alpha/beta hydrolase has protein sequence MFFTVPGLRNSDEAHWQTQWEKQLPNQFQRIQQEDWAHPDRETWVNQIEKTLQAYPSEEIVLIGHSVGCATIVHWWNTFQKPVRAAMLVAPSDVEREDYPAYITGFSPMPLVTLPFPTLVVASTDDHVVSLARASYFARCWGAKLHVVENGGHLEGKSGFGPWPKGWDLLHNFVSRIETIDYGN, from the coding sequence ATGTTTTTCACAGTACCCGGCCTACGTAACTCAGATGAAGCGCACTGGCAAACCCAGTGGGAGAAGCAGTTGCCAAATCAATTTCAACGTATTCAGCAGGAAGACTGGGCGCATCCTGATCGTGAAACTTGGGTAAACCAGATAGAAAAAACACTACAAGCCTATCCTTCCGAAGAGATTGTGCTAATTGGGCATAGTGTTGGTTGTGCTACTATTGTTCACTGGTGGAACACTTTTCAGAAGCCAGTTCGGGCAGCAATGCTGGTTGCGCCTAGCGATGTTGAGCGAGAGGATTACCCCGCCTACATCACTGGATTTTCACCTATGCCGTTGGTCACACTGCCTTTTCCTACGTTGGTAGTCGCCAGCACTGACGACCACGTAGTTTCGCTAGCGCGAGCCAGCTACTTTGCTCGATGCTGGGGTGCTAAATTGCACGTAGTAGAAAACGGTGGGCATTTGGAAGGAAAGTCAGGGTTTGGCCCCTGGCCGAAAGGGTGGGACTTACTTCATAACTTTGTATCACGTATTGAAACCATTGATTATGGCAACTGA
- the fdhD gene encoding formate dehydrogenase accessory sulfurtransferase FdhD, whose protein sequence is MITSGVQSANIVRVGEGIKEETDLIAVEEPLAIRLEYGASTQRQLRDLSITMRTPGHDFELALGFLFTEGVIQSKDDIADIRYCQSAQKTSKAENVARVSLSPDISIDWQKLQRHFYTTSSCGVCGKTSIDAVQSVCPILSVSDLSVSQEVIHQAPAKLREAQLIFEYTGGLHAAGLFSQTGELLLWREDVGRHNALDKLIGAALSQPEISLASTLILLSGRVSFELVQKTLMAGVPLLAAVGAPSGLAIQLAQQYDLGLIGFVRDQRFNIYHGHQRVQLTQPTTLT, encoded by the coding sequence ATGATTACCAGCGGAGTACAATCAGCCAACATTGTAAGAGTAGGCGAGGGCATAAAGGAAGAAACCGATTTAATAGCGGTCGAGGAGCCACTGGCTATCCGACTAGAATATGGTGCCAGCACCCAGCGACAGTTACGCGATTTATCCATCACTATGCGGACACCGGGTCACGATTTTGAGTTGGCACTTGGGTTTCTGTTTACCGAAGGTGTTATCCAGAGTAAAGATGATATTGCTGATATTCGGTACTGTCAGAGTGCCCAGAAAACCAGTAAAGCTGAAAATGTAGCACGGGTATCCCTCTCTCCCGATATATCGATTGATTGGCAAAAACTGCAACGGCACTTTTACACCACCTCCAGTTGTGGTGTCTGTGGAAAGACATCCATTGATGCGGTGCAATCTGTTTGTCCTATTTTATCTGTCTCTGATCTCTCGGTTAGTCAGGAGGTAATTCATCAGGCCCCAGCTAAGCTGCGGGAGGCGCAGTTAATTTTTGAGTATACCGGGGGGCTGCACGCCGCGGGTCTATTCTCTCAAACAGGCGAGTTGCTGCTGTGGCGGGAGGATGTAGGAAGACACAACGCACTAGACAAACTTATTGGGGCTGCGTTGAGTCAGCCAGAAATATCACTCGCATCAACTCTTATTCTATTGAGCGGACGAGTTAGTTTTGAATTGGTGCAAAAGACTTTGATGGCAGGAGTACCGCTACTAGCCGCGGTAGGTGCTCCTTCGGGGCTGGCTATTCAGTTAGCTCAACAATATGACTTAGGACTCATTGGGTTTGTCCGCGATCAGCGATTTAATATTTATCACGGGCACCAGCGAGTGCAGCTTACTCAACCAACAACGTTAACCTAA
- a CDS encoding GIY-YIG nuclease family protein, which translates to MFYVYAISSLKRNYIYVGLTNNLDRRLGEHNKGHNRTTKPYAPFAVILSESYPTRAGARKREKQLKSGSGKEYLKKLIK; encoded by the coding sequence ATGTTCTACGTATATGCTATAAGTAGCCTAAAGCGTAATTATATTTACGTTGGACTAACAAATAATCTAGACAGGAGACTAGGCGAACATAACAAAGGCCATAACAGAACTACCAAGCCTTATGCTCCATTTGCGGTTATTCTTTCTGAGAGTTATCCAACAAGAGCCGGAGCTAGAAAGAGAGAAAAGCAGCTAAAATCAGGCTCTGGCAAAGAATACTTAAAAAAACTAATAAAATGA
- a CDS encoding UPF0175 family protein: MRTLTITVPDTIELEDREMVMYLASRLYEKSKLSLGQAAEMAGLSKRAFMEMLGHYGVSVFNYDESELEEELKNVKNYRK; encoded by the coding sequence ATGAGAACGTTAACAATCACTGTGCCCGATACTATTGAATTAGAAGATCGAGAAATGGTTATGTATCTGGCCTCTCGGCTCTATGAGAAAAGTAAATTATCTCTCGGGCAGGCAGCGGAAATGGCAGGGCTTTCTAAGCGGGCTTTCATGGAAATGTTAGGTCATTACGGGGTTTCAGTATTTAATTACGATGAAAGCGAATTAGAAGAAGAGCTAAAGAATGTCAAGAATTATCGTAAGTGA